In Nitrosophilus alvini, the following are encoded in one genomic region:
- the ligA gene encoding NAD-dependent DNA ligase LigA, producing MTYEEYKKAVEKLKKWSYAYYVLDNPLVPDEVYDKLYREVEQFEKEHPELIDPSSPTQRIGEEPAKEFVKAKHLTKMWSMEDVFNEKELKEWLKRVEKNLAGKYDIEKIDYYLEPKFDGASLNLIYENGLLKHAITRGNGIEGEDVTLNAKTIHSIPLKIEHKDLIEIRGEVVIPKDDFEKLNSERVKRGETPFANPRNAAAGSLRQLDPRITARRKLVFYPWGVGYNTLNLNRLSEILDFVYTQNFLKPPKRKICKKYEEILDTYEDFKEFREHFSMMLDGMVVKVDQVDAQEILGYTVKYPRWMVAYKFPAIEKMTTILDVKAQVGRTGVVTPVAIVEPVEIEGVIVERATLHNYSEIERKDIRIGDKVIIIRSGDVIPEITKVLKEYRTGKEKKIERPKFCPVCGSELLDEGILIKCQNLSCPARVVNSIIYFASKQCLNIEGLGESTVKLLYKKGLVKDVSDLFYLKKEDLIGLPGFAQKKAENLIKAIENVKGVECWRFINALGIEHIGEVASKVLCEKFGLGFINATKEELLSIEGFGPEMAESVLEFVRVNREKIEKLMDLIKPREPKKEEIKESPFTGKTVVLTGAMKKPRNEIKEMLEHLGAHVTNSVSKKTDFVIYGEDPGSKYDKAKQLGVTLLPEEKMWEMIEASTKK from the coding sequence ATGACGTATGAAGAGTATAAAAAAGCGGTTGAAAAACTGAAAAAATGGTCTTATGCCTATTATGTTCTTGATAATCCTCTGGTACCCGATGAAGTGTATGATAAGCTGTACAGGGAAGTGGAGCAGTTTGAAAAAGAACATCCCGAACTCATTGATCCCAGCTCACCTACGCAAAGAATCGGAGAAGAGCCTGCAAAAGAGTTCGTAAAAGCGAAACATTTAACAAAAATGTGGAGTATGGAAGATGTTTTTAATGAAAAAGAGCTAAAAGAGTGGTTGAAAAGAGTAGAGAAAAATCTTGCGGGAAAATATGATATCGAAAAAATAGACTACTATCTTGAACCTAAATTTGACGGTGCAAGTCTAAATCTCATATATGAAAACGGACTGTTAAAACATGCGATTACAAGAGGAAACGGAATCGAAGGAGAAGACGTTACTCTCAATGCCAAAACGATTCACTCTATTCCTTTGAAAATAGAACATAAAGACCTTATAGAGATAAGAGGAGAGGTTGTTATCCCAAAAGATGATTTTGAAAAACTTAATAGCGAGAGAGTAAAAAGAGGAGAAACTCCTTTTGCAAATCCCAGAAATGCAGCTGCCGGAAGCCTCAGACAGCTTGATCCGAGAATTACCGCAAGAAGAAAACTTGTGTTTTATCCATGGGGAGTCGGATACAATACCCTAAATCTGAACAGACTCAGTGAAATACTAGATTTTGTATATACTCAAAACTTTCTCAAACCTCCAAAGAGAAAAATCTGCAAAAAGTATGAGGAGATTTTGGATACATATGAAGATTTCAAGGAGTTTAGAGAACATTTTTCAATGATGCTAGACGGTATGGTTGTAAAAGTCGATCAGGTTGATGCACAGGAGATTTTGGGATATACGGTCAAGTATCCAAGATGGATGGTTGCCTATAAATTTCCTGCAATCGAAAAGATGACAACAATTCTTGATGTAAAGGCGCAGGTGGGAAGGACCGGAGTCGTAACCCCTGTAGCTATTGTTGAACCGGTAGAGATAGAGGGCGTTATAGTGGAGCGCGCTACACTTCACAACTATAGTGAGATAGAGAGAAAAGATATAAGAATAGGCGATAAAGTTATAATAATCAGAAGCGGTGATGTAATTCCGGAGATAACAAAAGTTTTAAAAGAGTATAGAACAGGCAAAGAGAAGAAAATAGAAAGGCCAAAATTTTGTCCGGTCTGTGGAAGCGAACTTCTTGATGAAGGTATTTTGATAAAATGCCAGAACCTCAGTTGTCCTGCAAGGGTTGTCAACTCCATTATCTATTTTGCCTCAAAACAGTGTCTAAATATTGAAGGATTGGGAGAAAGCACCGTAAAGCTTCTCTATAAAAAAGGGCTTGTAAAAGATGTTTCCGATCTTTTTTATCTGAAAAAGGAAGATTTGATAGGGCTTCCGGGATTCGCCCAGAAAAAAGCCGAAAATCTTATCAAAGCTATTGAGAATGTAAAAGGGGTCGAGTGCTGGAGATTTATAAATGCTCTTGGAATTGAACATATAGGAGAAGTTGCCAGCAAAGTTCTATGTGAAAAATTTGGACTCGGATTTATCAATGCCACAAAAGAAGAACTGCTCTCTATTGAAGGTTTCGGTCCTGAGATGGCGGAGTCTGTGCTCGAGTTTGTAAGAGTCAACAGAGAAAAGATAGAAAAACTTATGGATTTGATAAAGCCAAGAGAACCGAAAAAAGAGGAGATAAAAGAGTCTCCTTTTACGGGTAAAACTGTAGTTCTGACAGGAGCTATGAAGAAACCGCGAAATGAGATAAAAGAGATGCTTGAGCATCTGGGAGCTCATGTAACCAATTCTGTATCAAAAAAGACAGATTTTGTGATATACGGTGAAGATCCTGGAAGTAAATATGATAAAGCTAAGCAGTTGGGAGTTACTCTTTTGCCCGAAGAGAAAATGTGGGAGATGATAGAAGCGTCAACTAAAAAATAG
- a CDS encoding MBL fold metallo-hydrolase — MFQKLKYLKNENLKSIKPGFKGVPYKRGRFAGEYEARSKKITTKSKSIVRFIERTIKKEKNIEETLLPVIEDKGFLEKKEDFIVWLGHATFLMQISGIRIITDPCFSSIPFKKRLMPAPLHIKELGSIDYMLISHGHHDHLDIKTIRYAGNQIKEALVPLKMGRLIKRANRHIKVQEAGWYQQYNTKKEVEIYFLPAHHWHRRNPFDYNKVLWGSFVIRNSDKTIFFAGDSGYNKHFKEIAEIFGKIDYAIMPINPPYVMEGSHMTHSETIKAIKDLNPDYIIPMHYGAFKLTVESVDELIQWFKNLKNHPGIHAETLMPAIGEVIEI; from the coding sequence TTGTTTCAAAAACTAAAATATCTTAAAAATGAAAATCTTAAAAGTATAAAGCCCGGATTTAAAGGTGTTCCTTATAAAAGAGGACGTTTTGCCGGAGAGTATGAAGCTAGAAGTAAAAAAATCACAACAAAATCGAAAAGTATAGTCAGGTTTATAGAAAGAACTATAAAAAAAGAGAAAAATATAGAGGAAACTCTTCTTCCTGTTATTGAAGATAAAGGTTTTTTGGAAAAAAAAGAGGATTTTATCGTATGGCTGGGTCATGCTACTTTTCTTATGCAGATAAGCGGAATAAGGATTATAACTGATCCTTGTTTCTCTTCTATTCCATTTAAAAAGAGACTTATGCCTGCTCCTTTGCATATTAAAGAGCTGGGCAGTATAGATTATATGCTCATTTCTCACGGACACCATGATCATCTGGATATAAAAACTATCAGATATGCGGGAAACCAGATAAAAGAGGCTCTGGTGCCTCTTAAAATGGGTAGGCTGATAAAAAGAGCAAACAGGCATATAAAGGTTCAGGAAGCTGGATGGTACCAGCAGTATAATACGAAAAAAGAGGTAGAGATTTACTTTCTTCCCGCTCACCACTGGCACAGAAGAAACCCGTTTGATTATAACAAAGTTTTATGGGGCAGCTTTGTTATCAGAAACAGTGATAAAACAATTTTTTTCGCAGGTGACAGCGGGTATAATAAACACTTTAAAGAAATTGCGGAAATTTTTGGCAAAATAGACTATGCAATAATGCCGATTAATCCGCCTTATGTAATGGAAGGGTCGCATATGACTCACAGTGAGACAATTAAAGCCATAAAAGATCTTAATCCCGACTATATTATACCTATGCATTACGGTGCATTCAAACTTACAGTTGAAAGTGTCGATGAACTGATCCAATGGTTTAAAAATCTGAAAAATCATCCCGGCATACACGCCGAGACACTGATGCCGGCAATCGGGGAGGTCATTGAGATATGA
- a CDS encoding DUF2238 domain-containing protein yields the protein MKKAVTFLFILFWIIMAFSPHDRIVWLAENIIFLFAFPLVIYLDKKYRFSNTTFLMLFIFGIFHIIGSYFTYNDVPFFTFEIFGEKRNYYDRFVHFLFGLLVYPAFFEIYYHQKFTKKTSFLIAFLFIMTISSFYEIAEWLLIEITHSNGQGSYLITQGDEWDSQKDMICAATGALLSYLVVSAVLQNNTSETNRFS from the coding sequence ATGAAAAAAGCTGTGACTTTCTTATTTATACTTTTCTGGATCATTATGGCTTTCTCGCCGCACGACAGAATTGTATGGCTTGCGGAGAATATTATCTTTCTTTTTGCGTTTCCACTTGTAATATATCTGGATAAAAAATACAGATTCAGTAATACTACTTTTTTAATGCTGTTTATATTTGGTATTTTCCATATTATAGGTTCATATTTTACCTATAACGACGTACCTTTTTTTACATTTGAAATATTTGGAGAAAAAAGAAACTATTATGACAGATTTGTACATTTTCTTTTCGGTCTTCTTGTATATCCGGCTTTTTTTGAAATTTACTATCATCAAAAGTTCACAAAAAAGACAAGTTTTCTGATAGCTTTTCTGTTTATAATGACAATTTCCTCATTTTATGAGATAGCCGAATGGCTGCTCATAGAAATTACCCATTCAAACGGACAGGGAAGTTATCTTATAACTCAGGGAGATGAATGGGATTCCCAAAAAGATATGATATGTGCAGCGACAGGGGCACTTTTATCGTATCTTGTCGTTTCGGCCGTACTTCAAAACAACACCTCTGAAACTAACCGTTTCTCTTGA